One region of Syntrophobacter fumaroxidans MPOB genomic DNA includes:
- the lipA gene encoding lipoyl synthase — MRKTGCAPNGRPAKPPRPSWLRVRMPHGKAFEDLKRLMRLKALHTVCEEAVCPNMAECWGGGTATFLILGKICTRSCRFCAVRTGNPAPLSMDDREPFEVAEAAAAMHLRHVVITSVSRDDLDDGGAARFAETIRSVHGRVRGCTVEVLVPDFGGDVEALRKVVDARPEILGHNIETVERLYGSVRPQAVYGRSLALLRNVKKLSMEVLTKSGLMAGLGETRDELLEAMADLREVGCDILTVGQYLSPSARHFPVIRYYTPREFQELKESAQAMGFAWVESGPLVRSSYHAERQARTLCR; from the coding sequence ATCCGGAAAACCGGATGCGCGCCGAACGGGCGGCCGGCGAAGCCCCCCCGCCCCTCCTGGCTGAGGGTCAGGATGCCGCACGGAAAGGCCTTCGAGGACCTCAAACGACTGATGCGCCTGAAAGCCCTCCACACCGTGTGCGAGGAGGCCGTTTGCCCGAACATGGCGGAGTGCTGGGGCGGCGGCACGGCCACGTTCCTGATACTGGGCAAAATCTGCACGCGAAGCTGCCGGTTCTGTGCGGTCCGGACGGGAAATCCGGCCCCTCTCTCCATGGATGACCGTGAACCCTTTGAAGTGGCGGAAGCGGCCGCTGCGATGCATTTGCGCCACGTGGTGATCACCTCGGTCTCCCGGGACGACCTCGATGACGGGGGCGCCGCCCGGTTCGCCGAAACCATCCGGAGTGTCCACGGGCGGGTTCGAGGGTGTACGGTCGAGGTGCTCGTTCCCGATTTCGGAGGAGACGTCGAAGCGTTGCGCAAGGTGGTCGACGCCCGCCCGGAAATCCTCGGGCACAACATCGAGACGGTTGAACGGCTGTACGGTTCGGTGCGGCCGCAGGCCGTGTACGGGAGATCCCTCGCGCTGCTGCGGAATGTGAAAAAGCTGTCTATGGAAGTGCTCACCAAGTCCGGGCTCATGGCGGGACTTGGCGAGACGCGGGACGAGCTCCTGGAGGCGATGGCGGACCTGCGCGAGGTCGGATGCGACATCCTGACCGTCGGCCAGTACCTGAGCCCATCCGCACGCCACTTTCCGGTGATTCGCTATTACACTCCCCGGGAGTTCCAGGAGCTCAAGGAATCCGCGCAAGCCATGGGGTTTGCCTGGGTGGAAAGCGGTCCCCTGGTGCGCAGCTCATACCATGCCGAACGGCAGGCGCGCACGCTGTGCCGCTGA
- a CDS encoding DEAD/DEAH box helicase, translating to MAYTLVTNLFGCTRRLRSKEERKEREETAPTVSEPEPAASSDTAATAPVADDTAPGERPKKRRPRRRQGRRSGRKPLPETPLEAGPVETPEESREPEAAEPWDIDQFQVDPEEGKTRFHDLDLPAPILRGIADAEFRYCTPIQAALLPHTLNGLDAAGRAQTGTGKTAVFIITMLTQFLRNPAPEGRRKGTPRALVLAPTRELALQIEKETHLLSRHTPFKSVAIFGGMDYEKQKRRLTGEVIDIVVATPGRLLDFKRQGDLHLSKVEILVIDEADRMLDMGFIPDVQRIIHYTPPKAQRQTMLFSATLTAEVTRFASQWTRNPVTVEIEPEQVAVDTVNQRVLITTIDEKFTLLFNMITRQNLDRVIVFTNRRDQARRLTERLGSYGISCALLSGEVDQKKRVKTLEEFRNGKIRVLVATDVAARGLHVEAVSHVFNYNMPMDPEDYVHRIGRTGRAGTSGISVSFASEDDSFLIPALEKYLGHEIHCEHPDEDMLETLPEPTHTPVAAERPRRSGPYRGRNPRSTGRRKTG from the coding sequence TTGGCATACACCCTGGTTACGAATCTCTTCGGTTGCACCCGCAGGCTGCGGAGCAAGGAAGAACGCAAAGAACGCGAGGAAACCGCGCCGACCGTGTCGGAGCCTGAACCGGCCGCCTCATCCGACACTGCGGCAACCGCACCGGTCGCCGACGACACCGCACCCGGTGAGCGCCCGAAGAAGCGGCGCCCGCGCCGGAGGCAAGGCCGCCGCTCCGGGAGAAAACCCCTTCCCGAAACGCCACTGGAAGCAGGCCCTGTTGAAACTCCTGAAGAAAGCCGCGAACCGGAGGCGGCCGAGCCCTGGGACATCGATCAATTTCAGGTGGATCCCGAGGAAGGGAAGACCCGCTTTCACGACCTCGATCTGCCCGCGCCGATCCTGCGCGGCATCGCCGACGCCGAGTTCCGTTACTGCACGCCCATCCAGGCGGCCCTGCTGCCGCACACCCTCAACGGGCTGGATGCGGCAGGCCGCGCTCAGACGGGCACCGGGAAAACCGCGGTCTTCATCATCACCATGCTCACCCAATTCCTGCGCAACCCGGCGCCCGAAGGCCGTCGGAAAGGAACTCCCCGCGCCCTTGTCCTGGCGCCGACGCGAGAGCTTGCCCTGCAGATCGAGAAGGAAACGCACCTTCTGTCCCGCCACACGCCGTTCAAGAGCGTGGCTATATTCGGCGGCATGGATTACGAGAAGCAAAAGCGCCGCCTCACCGGTGAGGTCATCGATATTGTGGTGGCTACCCCCGGACGGTTGCTGGATTTCAAACGGCAGGGCGATCTTCATCTCAGTAAGGTGGAAATCCTGGTGATCGATGAGGCCGACCGGATGCTCGACATGGGTTTCATCCCGGATGTCCAGCGGATCATTCACTACACGCCGCCCAAGGCGCAACGTCAGACTATGCTGTTCAGCGCCACGCTGACCGCCGAGGTCACCCGGTTCGCCTCCCAGTGGACCCGGAACCCCGTGACGGTCGAGATCGAGCCCGAGCAAGTCGCAGTGGACACGGTCAACCAGCGCGTGCTCATCACCACTATCGATGAGAAATTCACCCTGCTCTTCAATATGATCACGCGACAGAATCTCGACAGGGTCATCGTTTTCACCAACCGTCGCGACCAGGCCAGGAGGCTGACGGAACGCCTGGGGAGCTACGGCATCAGCTGCGCCCTGCTCTCGGGGGAAGTGGACCAGAAAAAGCGGGTCAAGACCCTGGAGGAATTCCGGAACGGAAAGATCCGGGTGCTCGTGGCGACCGACGTGGCCGCCCGGGGGCTCCACGTGGAAGCCGTGAGCCACGTGTTCAACTACAACATGCCCATGGATCCCGAGGACTACGTGCACAGGATCGGTCGAACCGGGCGCGCGGGAACAAGCGGTATATCCGTGAGCTTCGCCAGCGAGGACGACTCTTTTCTGATCCCGGCCCTGGAGAAGTACCTCGGACACGAAATCCACTGCGAACACCCGGACGAGGACATGCTGGAGACTCTGCCCGAACCGACGCACACCCCCGTTGCCGCGGAGCGCCCCAGGCGGTCCGGGCCTTACCGGGGCAGGAACCCCAGAAGCACCGGCCGGAGAAAAACCGGCTGA
- the lpdA gene encoding dihydrolipoyl dehydrogenase: MVMGEFTQETDVLVIGAGPGGYAAAFRAADLGLDVTMVDTGDRPGGVCLFRGCIPSKTLLYVTELLYDVGRAADMGISLGEPKIDLPRLREWKKQVVDKLAGGLVELCRSRGVQFLRGRAVFESSSYARLLEAEISRIKFKHAVIATGSHARSIAGAEFRDGGRIMDSTGALELTDIPKRLLVVGGGYVGVELGSVYASLGSRVTMVEAGERLMAGADQDLTAFLSRRLSGLFEAVHVDTRIQSLREFDDWVEVELEGKVDQPAQSFDRVLIAVGREPNSGGIGLEKTGVEVNEHGFIVVDEQRRTTDGKIYAVGDVAGGVMLAHKAMHEGKVAAEAIAGQKSAFDYQAIPAVVYADPQLAWVGLTEEQARRENRPVKVSRFPWSASGRAATMGVPRGMTKVIVDPDTQRVLGVGIVGREAGEMIAEAVLALEMGALAEDLALSMHPHPTLSESEEEAAEAFLGTSTHILPQRR; the protein is encoded by the coding sequence ATGGTAATGGGAGAGTTCACTCAGGAAACGGATGTTCTGGTGATCGGCGCGGGACCGGGCGGATACGCCGCGGCGTTTCGGGCCGCCGACCTGGGGCTGGACGTGACGATGGTCGACACGGGCGACCGGCCCGGAGGCGTCTGCCTGTTTCGGGGCTGCATTCCTTCCAAGACGCTGCTTTACGTAACGGAGCTCCTGTACGACGTCGGTCGTGCGGCGGACATGGGGATCAGCCTGGGAGAACCGAAAATCGACCTGCCAAGGCTGCGGGAGTGGAAGAAGCAGGTCGTGGACAAGCTGGCCGGCGGCCTCGTGGAGCTTTGCCGAAGCCGGGGGGTGCAGTTCCTCCGGGGGCGCGCCGTGTTCGAGTCGTCGAGCTATGCGCGATTGCTGGAGGCGGAGATCAGCCGCATCAAGTTCAAGCATGCCGTCATCGCCACGGGCTCGCACGCCCGTTCCATCGCGGGAGCCGAATTCCGTGACGGCGGGCGAATCATGGATTCCACGGGCGCACTGGAGCTCACGGACATTCCGAAACGGCTGCTGGTGGTCGGAGGAGGGTATGTCGGCGTGGAGCTCGGATCGGTCTACGCTTCTCTGGGCAGCCGCGTGACCATGGTGGAAGCGGGTGAGCGCCTGATGGCGGGGGCCGACCAGGACCTGACGGCATTCCTGAGTCGCCGCTTGAGCGGTTTGTTCGAAGCCGTTCACGTGGACACTCGGATACAATCCCTTCGTGAATTCGACGACTGGGTGGAAGTGGAGTTGGAAGGCAAGGTCGACCAGCCTGCTCAGAGCTTCGACCGCGTGCTGATCGCCGTCGGGCGGGAGCCGAATTCCGGCGGTATCGGGCTTGAGAAAACCGGGGTCGAGGTGAACGAGCACGGCTTCATCGTGGTGGACGAACAGCGGCGGACAACCGACGGGAAAATCTATGCCGTTGGAGACGTGGCGGGGGGCGTCATGCTGGCCCACAAGGCCATGCACGAAGGCAAGGTTGCGGCGGAAGCGATCGCCGGGCAAAAGTCCGCATTCGACTACCAGGCCATTCCCGCGGTGGTCTATGCCGATCCCCAGTTGGCGTGGGTCGGGTTGACCGAGGAACAGGCGAGACGCGAGAATCGTCCCGTAAAGGTTTCCCGGTTCCCCTGGTCGGCTTCGGGCCGGGCCGCGACCATGGGGGTCCCGAGAGGCATGACCAAAGTGATCGTCGACCCCGACACGCAACGGGTCCTGGGGGTCGGCATCGTGGGCCGGGAAGCCGGCGAGATGATCGCCGAGGCGGTTCTTGCCCTGGAAATGGGAGCCCTTGCCGAAGACCTTGCCCTGAGCATGCATCCTCATCCGACGCTTTCGGAAAGCGAAGAGGAGGCAGCGGAGGCTTTCCTCGGGACCTCGACTCACATTCTGCCGCAGCGCAGATGA